In Candidatus Methylomirabilota bacterium, the following proteins share a genomic window:
- the gatB gene encoding Asp-tRNA(Asn)/Glu-tRNA(Gln) amidotransferase subunit GatB: protein MSDYETVIGLEVHAQLLTRSKMFCGCAATFGAAPNRQTCPVCQGMPGVLPVINRRAIEFGIRTALALHCHVNPECRFARKHYFYPDMPKNYQISQYEEPLAEDGWLELDVDGGGRRVGIQRLHLEEDVGKLTHEGGVFETATSSLVDYNRSGVPLMEIVSRPDLRSPAEAAEYLRLLRAVLRYLGVCDGNMEEGSLRCDANISLRPRGAHDLGTKVEIKNMNSFRHVRAALEYEVERQTRALRSGERLVQETRLWNPDKGHTLSMRSKEFAHDYRYFPEPDLVPLRPDPAWVAEVAAGLPELPRARRLRFVEQYGLPPYDAEILTADRSLADYYEEAVRLHPNPKALANWIMSELLRELHGDPATIAAARIRPAHLARLVALVDDATISGKIAKDVFERMARSGEDPDTIVRREGLTQVADEAALAAVVARVIAENPAAAADYRKGRKQSLAFLVGQVMKATQGKASPQVVNRLLAERLPPAP from the coding sequence GTGAGCGACTACGAGACGGTCATCGGGCTGGAGGTCCACGCGCAGCTCCTGACGCGCTCGAAGATGTTTTGCGGCTGTGCGGCGACCTTCGGGGCGGCGCCGAACCGCCAGACCTGCCCTGTGTGTCAGGGGATGCCCGGCGTCCTGCCCGTCATCAACCGGCGGGCCATCGAGTTCGGGATCCGCACCGCTCTGGCGCTCCACTGCCACGTGAATCCGGAGTGCCGGTTCGCGCGCAAGCACTACTTCTACCCGGACATGCCGAAGAACTATCAGATCAGCCAGTACGAGGAGCCGCTGGCCGAGGACGGCTGGCTCGAGCTGGACGTCGACGGCGGGGGACGCCGGGTCGGCATCCAGCGCCTGCACCTGGAGGAGGACGTCGGCAAGCTCACCCACGAGGGCGGGGTGTTCGAGACCGCGACGTCCAGCCTGGTGGACTACAACCGGTCCGGCGTCCCGCTCATGGAGATCGTCTCTCGCCCCGACCTCCGCTCGCCCGCCGAGGCGGCCGAGTATCTGCGGCTGCTCCGCGCCGTGCTCCGGTACCTCGGGGTCTGCGACGGCAACATGGAGGAGGGCTCGCTCCGCTGCGACGCCAACATCTCGCTTCGGCCGCGCGGGGCGCACGATCTCGGAACCAAGGTCGAGATCAAGAACATGAACTCCTTCCGCCACGTCCGGGCCGCCCTCGAGTACGAGGTCGAGCGCCAGACGCGGGCGCTCCGAAGCGGCGAGCGGCTGGTCCAGGAGACCCGGCTCTGGAACCCGGACAAGGGGCACACCCTCTCCATGCGCTCGAAGGAGTTCGCCCACGACTACCGCTACTTCCCGGAACCCGACCTGGTTCCACTCCGGCCCGACCCGGCCTGGGTGGCCGAGGTCGCGGCGGGGCTGCCCGAGCTGCCGCGGGCCCGCCGCCTCCGCTTCGTCGAGCAGTACGGGTTGCCGCCGTACGACGCCGAGATCCTCACGGCCGACCGAAGCCTGGCCGACTACTACGAGGAGGCCGTGCGGCTCCATCCGAACCCGAAAGCGCTGGCCAACTGGATCATGTCCGAGCTCCTGCGGGAGCTCCACGGGGACCCGGCGACGATCGCCGCCGCCCGGATCCGCCCGGCCCACCTGGCCCGGCTGGTGGCGCTCGTCGACGACGCCACCATCAGCGGCAAGATCGCCAAGGACGTCTTCGAGCGGATGGCGCGGAGCGGTGAGGACCCCGACACGATCGTCCGCCGCGAGGGGCTCACGCAGGTGGCCGACGAGGCGGCCCTGGCGGCCGTCGTCGCCCGGGTGATCGCCGAGAACCCGGCCGCCGCCGCCGACTACCGGAAGGGACGGAAGCAGAGCCTCGCCTTCCTCGTCGGGCAGGTCATGAAGGCCACCCAGGGGAAGGCCAGCCCCCAGGTCGTCAACCGGCTCCTGGCCGAGCGTCTGCCCCCGGCCCCCTGA
- a CDS encoding HEPN domain-containing protein — translation MAEADRWLEWAAEDIELADYALSRAIRRQVCFHAQQAVEKALKGMLESRRGEHPRAHSLEALLLHDPAICAELARWRETWFLDVFYAVTRYPDALPGLGPEGEPSTEDAERALREAKAILGDVRARMGKGT, via the coding sequence ATGGCTGAGGCTGACCGATGGCTGGAATGGGCTGCGGAGGACATCGAGCTCGCCGATTACGCCTTGTCGCGCGCCATCCGGCGACAGGTCTGCTTCCACGCTCAGCAAGCCGTGGAGAAGGCCCTGAAGGGGATGCTGGAGTCGCGCCGCGGCGAGCACCCGCGGGCGCACTCGCTGGAGGCTCTCCTTCTCCACGATCCCGCCATCTGCGCCGAGCTGGCCCGCTGGCGCGAGACCTGGTTTCTGGACGTCTTCTATGCGGTCACCCGCTACCCCGACGCGCTGCCCGGCCTCGGGCCGGAGGGCGAACCCTCGACGGAGGATGCGGAGCGGGCGCTGCGGGAGGCAAAGGCGATTCTGGGGGACGTTCGAGCGCGGATGGGTAAAGGGACGTGA
- a CDS encoding permease-like cell division protein FtsX gives MTSFLLGAVVRDLRRTGAAGASGFLLSALAVLAIGGTVLSLDALGRLAAARRAEVRIVAILREDAARPDGPRSLLPSTRALPGAGTARSVSSAEALVELRRYLGPAAAGLDRLPANPVPARIEVTPANGVSAATLRALADALGRLPGVEEVQAALAGVEETERVEAALRNGGFGVGIVLALAALAALIGATVVAQQRGTDETAILRLVGAREASIRGPLLLQAGVLGGAGAALGWSVLLAVSEAGLPWIGGSLRAVLGLVALPWPGWPLGVTLVGGGAAAGLLAGWGAGRP, from the coding sequence GTGACTAGCTTCCTCCTCGGCGCCGTCGTCCGGGACCTCCGGCGGACGGGAGCGGCCGGCGCCAGCGGCTTCCTGCTGAGCGCGCTCGCGGTCCTCGCCATCGGCGGGACCGTCCTCTCCCTCGACGCTCTCGGCCGGCTCGCGGCGGCCCGGCGTGCCGAGGTCCGCATCGTGGCCATCCTGCGCGAGGATGCGGCGCGACCGGACGGGCCCCGGAGCTTGCTGCCGTCGACGCGCGCGCTGCCGGGGGCGGGCACCGCGCGCTCCGTCTCGAGCGCGGAGGCGCTCGTCGAGCTGCGGCGCTACCTGGGGCCGGCCGCGGCCGGCCTCGACCGCCTGCCGGCGAACCCGGTGCCGGCGCGGATCGAGGTGACGCCGGCGAACGGGGTGAGCGCGGCGACGTTGCGCGCGCTGGCCGACGCGCTCGGGCGTTTGCCGGGAGTCGAGGAGGTCCAGGCGGCGCTCGCCGGGGTCGAGGAGACCGAGCGCGTCGAGGCGGCTCTCCGAAACGGGGGGTTCGGAGTCGGCATCGTCCTCGCGCTCGCGGCACTGGCCGCCCTGATCGGGGCGACGGTCGTGGCCCAGCAACGCGGGACGGACGAGACCGCGATTCTCCGCCTGGTCGGCGCCCGGGAAGCCTCGATCCGCGGGCCGCTGCTCCTCCAGGCGGGCGTGCTGGGCGGCGCCGGGGCCGCGCTCGGCTGGAGTGTCCTCCTGGCCGTGTCGGAAGCGGGCCTGCCGTGGATCGGCGGCTCGCTCCGCGCCGTCCTGGGACTCGTGGCGCTGCCCTGGCCGGGATGGCCGCTCGGGGTGACCCTGGTGGGCGGGGGGGCGGCCGCGGGCCTCCTGGCCGGGTGGGGCGCGGGCCGACCGTGA
- a CDS encoding nucleotidyltransferase domain-containing protein, giving the protein MASALTARLSHRVPRLSELIGAAAVEAWWEGLRAVYLWQVERDLELLTRHVGWPGVAGAYRTPLRNPNELFATAYELRTAAKLAPVVDGLELRPRVSAGACDLAVRLAGQRVFLEVTTRDDVFPWQRGGRVEDPPLTARETIHREFRTTTPDQLVPTRDVPASEELRQAITREVGQLPRGEFNVVVLGTPNSKCLDVETALFGDERFRSAPRSDLERVAVANGLFAVADEEGGLSELSAVVWLRLRHNGHDIRTHGRSFLNPKARHPLPPGIENVFRRVFDRTSVLEEELQRITRVLVEQYRAERILLFGSLAREFPADGVHDASDIDLAVVKPTTARFVDRLREAVDLVEPRVGLNLLVYTPEEIAQAQSSGRSFVRDEILARGKLLFPADG; this is encoded by the coding sequence ATGGCTAGCGCGCTGACGGCCCGGCTCTCCCACCGAGTGCCGCGCCTGTCCGAACTCATCGGCGCCGCCGCGGTCGAAGCCTGGTGGGAAGGGCTGCGCGCCGTGTACCTCTGGCAAGTAGAGCGAGACCTCGAGCTGCTCACGCGGCACGTCGGGTGGCCCGGAGTCGCCGGCGCGTACCGGACCCCACTCCGCAATCCGAACGAGCTGTTCGCCACTGCTTACGAGCTGCGGACGGCGGCCAAGCTGGCCCCGGTCGTGGACGGCCTCGAGCTTCGCCCCCGGGTCAGCGCCGGGGCCTGCGACCTGGCTGTCCGGCTGGCCGGCCAACGGGTGTTCCTGGAGGTCACCACCCGGGACGACGTTTTTCCGTGGCAGCGAGGCGGTCGGGTCGAGGACCCGCCGCTGACGGCCCGCGAGACGATACATCGCGAGTTCCGCACGACGACGCCCGATCAGCTGGTTCCGACCCGAGACGTGCCCGCCTCGGAGGAACTGCGGCAGGCGATCACGCGAGAGGTGGGTCAGCTCCCGCGTGGCGAGTTCAATGTCGTCGTCCTCGGGACGCCGAACAGCAAATGCCTGGACGTAGAGACAGCCCTGTTCGGGGATGAGCGATTTCGGTCAGCTCCGCGGTCCGACCTGGAGCGCGTGGCCGTGGCCAATGGACTCTTCGCCGTTGCCGACGAGGAGGGTGGCCTGTCGGAGCTCAGCGCCGTCGTCTGGCTCAGGCTGCGCCACAACGGGCACGACATCCGAACTCACGGCCGGTCATTTCTGAACCCCAAGGCTCGTCATCCACTGCCGCCGGGCATTGAGAACGTGTTCCGCCGGGTCTTCGACCGTACGAGCGTCCTGGAGGAGGAACTCCAACGGATCACGCGGGTCCTCGTCGAGCAGTACCGGGCCGAGCGTATCCTCTTGTTCGGCTCGCTGGCGCGCGAGTTCCCGGCGGACGGCGTGCACGACGCGAGCGATATCGACCTCGCGGTCGTGAAGCCGACAACGGCCCGGTTCGTCGACCGGCTGCGCGAGGCGGTGGACCTGGTGGAGCCGCGCGTGGGCCTGAATCTGCTCGTCTACACGCCAGAGGAAATCGCACAGGCACAGTCCTCGGGGCGGTCGTTCGTCCGGGACGAGATTCTCGCCAGAGGGAAGCTGCTCTTCCCTGCTGATGGCTGA
- the gatA gene encoding Asp-tRNA(Asn)/Glu-tRNA(Gln) amidotransferase subunit GatA, with amino-acid sequence MDPTRLPVHETLEALRRGALTATSLVEAYLGRIALLDDALGVYLTVAADAARAQAALTDERIRRGERLRPLEGIPLAIKDVLCTRGLRTTCGSKILGSFVPPYDATVIVRLAAQGAIVLGKTNMDEFAMGSSTENSGFFPTRNPWAIDRVPGGSSGGSAAAVAADLAAGALGTDTGGSVRQPAALCGVVGMKPTYGRVSRYGLVAFASSLDQIGPIAKDVRDAAILLEAIAGHDPMDSTSADQPVPDYQAALGQGVRGLTLGIPDEYFIPGLDAEVEGAVRTAIAALERLGARTRRVSLPHTDYGVAAYYILAPAEASSNLARYDGVKYGHRAEGTKDLVIMTGRTRADGFGAEVKRRVMLGTYALSAGYYEAYYAKAQRVRTLIRRDFDRAFGEVDVVVAPTAPTPAFKLGEKTEDPLAMYLNDVFTIPAPLAGIPALSVPCGFSAGGLPIGLQLIGKPFDEATLLRVAAAYEQATDWHTRQPALDHG; translated from the coding sequence GTGGACCCGACGCGGCTGCCGGTCCACGAGACGCTCGAGGCGCTCCGCCGCGGCGCCCTGACCGCGACGTCGCTCGTCGAGGCCTACCTCGGGCGGATCGCCCTCCTGGACGACGCCCTCGGGGTCTACCTCACCGTGGCCGCCGACGCTGCCCGCGCGCAGGCCGCGCTGACCGACGAGCGCATCCGCCGGGGCGAGCGGCTTCGTCCGCTCGAGGGGATCCCGCTCGCGATCAAGGACGTGCTCTGCACCCGGGGCCTCCGCACCACGTGCGGCTCGAAAATCCTGGGGAGCTTCGTTCCGCCGTACGACGCGACCGTCATCGTGCGTCTGGCCGCGCAAGGCGCCATCGTGCTCGGCAAGACCAACATGGACGAGTTCGCCATGGGGTCCTCGACGGAGAACTCGGGGTTCTTCCCGACGCGGAATCCCTGGGCGATCGACCGGGTCCCCGGGGGGTCCTCGGGTGGCTCGGCCGCCGCCGTGGCGGCCGACCTCGCGGCCGGCGCGCTCGGCACGGATACCGGCGGGTCGGTGCGGCAGCCGGCGGCCCTCTGCGGCGTCGTGGGCATGAAGCCCACCTACGGGCGGGTCTCGCGTTATGGCCTGGTGGCCTTCGCCTCCTCCCTCGATCAGATCGGCCCGATCGCCAAGGACGTGCGCGACGCAGCCATCCTGCTCGAGGCCATCGCGGGGCACGACCCGATGGACTCGACGTCGGCCGATCAGCCGGTGCCCGACTACCAGGCCGCCCTCGGGCAGGGGGTGCGAGGGCTCACGCTCGGCATCCCCGACGAGTACTTCATCCCGGGACTGGACGCCGAGGTCGAGGGCGCGGTCCGGACCGCGATCGCCGCGCTCGAGCGGCTCGGGGCGCGCACCCGCCGTGTCTCTCTGCCGCACACGGACTACGGGGTCGCCGCCTACTACATCCTGGCGCCGGCCGAGGCGTCCTCGAACCTGGCCCGGTACGATGGGGTCAAGTACGGCCACCGCGCCGAGGGGACGAAGGACCTCGTCATCATGACCGGCCGCACTCGCGCCGACGGGTTCGGGGCGGAGGTCAAGCGCCGCGTCATGCTGGGGACCTACGCCCTCTCGGCGGGCTACTACGAGGCCTACTACGCCAAGGCCCAACGGGTCCGCACCCTCATCCGCCGGGACTTCGATCGGGCCTTCGGCGAGGTCGATGTCGTCGTGGCGCCCACGGCGCCGACGCCGGCGTTCAAGCTCGGTGAGAAGACCGAAGACCCGCTCGCGATGTACCTCAACGACGTCTTCACGATCCCGGCCCCGCTGGCCGGCATCCCGGCGCTGTCGGTGCCCTGCGGCTTCTCCGCCGGCGGGCTCCCGATCGGGCTCCAGCTCATCGGCAAGCCCTTCGACGAGGCGACGCTGCTCCGGGTGGCCGCCGCCTACGAGCAGGCCACGGACTGGCACACGCGCCAGCCGGCGCTCGATCATGGCTAG
- a CDS encoding peptidoglycan DD-metalloendopeptidase family protein — MTRGATTRRMFSPLAVALLLAATAAAAPPARPGDTLREKKQALGQVRRQLEEARARVTAARTREVSILAELERMDRTLAKKRGELRRLDGRIARLEAELTALEGQRGRTAEDLVVQQGMVTARLRALERLRGQPADPTSGAETGEQARARAIDGLTRIARVDLSRLVQVGDTAEHLSARREAVARGRRELVALRQAVESERLAMNEEAERRRSLLAEVRDDRATHERTAAELQEASQRLEALVRELARRAAQVAVRAPARPASVRPGGPEAPPVGLGAHRGQLPWPAEGRIVGGFGRQVHPRFGTETFRQGVDIEAAEGVSIRAVYAGTVLYRGWLKGYGNLIILDHGQGYYTLYAHASEVTVEEGDRVKAGQGIGRVGETGSLAGPRLYFEVRYQGRPEDPEQWLRRRS, encoded by the coding sequence GTGACTCGCGGGGCGACCACGCGCCGGATGTTCTCGCCGCTCGCCGTCGCGCTGCTCCTGGCCGCGACGGCGGCCGCCGCGCCCCCCGCGCGACCGGGTGATACACTGAGGGAGAAAAAACAGGCCCTCGGCCAGGTCCGCCGCCAGTTGGAAGAGGCGCGCGCCCGGGTCACGGCGGCCCGGACTCGGGAGGTGTCGATCCTGGCAGAGCTGGAGCGGATGGATCGGACGCTGGCGAAGAAGCGGGGCGAGCTGCGCCGGCTGGACGGGCGCATCGCGCGGCTCGAGGCCGAGCTCACGGCGCTCGAGGGCCAGCGGGGCCGGACCGCCGAGGACCTCGTCGTCCAGCAGGGGATGGTCACCGCCCGGTTGCGCGCGCTCGAGCGCCTTCGCGGTCAGCCGGCCGATCCGACCTCGGGCGCCGAAACCGGCGAGCAGGCGCGGGCGCGGGCGATCGACGGCCTGACCCGGATCGCCCGCGTCGACCTGTCGCGGCTCGTCCAGGTCGGCGACACGGCCGAGCACCTCAGCGCCCGCCGGGAGGCGGTCGCTCGGGGGCGTCGCGAGCTCGTCGCCCTGCGCCAGGCGGTCGAGAGCGAGCGCCTGGCCATGAACGAGGAGGCCGAGCGTCGGCGCTCCCTGCTCGCCGAGGTGCGCGACGACCGCGCCACGCACGAGCGCACGGCCGCCGAGCTCCAGGAAGCGAGTCAGCGGCTCGAGGCCCTCGTCCGGGAGCTCGCGCGCCGGGCGGCCCAGGTCGCAGTCCGGGCGCCGGCTCGGCCGGCGTCGGTCCGCCCGGGCGGGCCCGAGGCGCCTCCGGTCGGCCTCGGAGCGCATCGGGGTCAGCTCCCGTGGCCCGCGGAGGGCCGTATCGTCGGGGGGTTCGGCCGGCAGGTGCATCCCCGGTTCGGAACCGAAACGTTCCGTCAGGGTGTCGACATCGAAGCCGCCGAGGGGGTGTCGATCCGCGCGGTTTACGCGGGCACCGTGCTCTATCGCGGCTGGCTCAAAGGATATGGTAACCTCATCATCCTGGATCATGGGCAGGGGTACTACACGCTGTACGCTCATGCCTCGGAGGTCACGGTCGAGGAGGGCGACCGGGTGAAGGCCGGACAGGGCATCGGCCGCGTCGGAGAGACCGGGTCGCTGGCCGGGCCCCGTCTCTACTTCGAGGTCCGGTACCAGGGTCGGCCCGAAGAC
- a CDS encoding UvrD-helicase domain-containing protein has protein sequence MSAGGGRSPDAILSGLNPAQQEAVLQTEGPLLVLAGAGSGKTRVIAHRIAYLVAGGVDPRRLLAVTFTNKAAGEMAQRVATLLEGWATRLPLVATFHATCVRILRAEIHHLGYPRGFVIYDEDDRLSLVRELIREQGLDERAWAPSAVVARVSRAKNQLQGADDLAASARTPRERELARLFARYDARLRAAGALDFDDLLGVTVRLWERHPEVLAYYRTLWRYVLVDEYQDTNAAQYRWLRLLTGGHGNLCVVGDPDQSIYGFRGADLRNILDFEHDFPDCRVVRLEQNYRSTGQILEIASAVIAHNQARKAKSLWTENVRGGPARLFRAWDEHEEAAWVARTVMGLRGEGAGLETVAVFYRTNAQSRVFEDAFRGLGLAYRIVGSVRFYERKEVKDALAYLRLVVNPADDLAFRRAIAVPPRGIGKGTLARLEEAAAREGSSLLAAAAGPAASAIGGRAGRALGEFAALRERLAALGEAPRSLAERVSAVIDAASLREALQREGTAEAEGRLENLDELCVAAAEFEAREGTGALPAFLDSIALISDVDELAEPRAAVTMMTLHSAKGLEFPVVFLTGLEEGVFPHVRALDAPDSIEEERRLAYVGLTRAKERLYLSHAAQRRLGAFAGAREPSRFLTEMPAEALVTAEGSARRAVGLGPPRPRPLDAAPRWPAERDPEPDDDYPYRVGARVQHPRWGEGLLIGIERAGDDWIVTVNFAAVGKRRLALKYAHLEQAE, from the coding sequence GTGAGCGCGGGCGGAGGGCGCTCGCCCGACGCGATCCTCAGCGGGCTGAACCCGGCGCAGCAGGAGGCGGTGCTCCAGACGGAGGGCCCGCTCCTCGTCCTGGCCGGGGCCGGCAGCGGCAAGACGCGGGTCATCGCCCACCGGATCGCGTACCTGGTCGCGGGCGGCGTCGATCCGCGGCGCCTCCTGGCCGTCACCTTCACCAACAAGGCGGCCGGCGAGATGGCGCAGCGGGTGGCGACGCTCCTGGAGGGCTGGGCCACCCGCCTGCCGCTGGTGGCGACCTTTCACGCCACGTGTGTCCGCATCCTGCGCGCCGAGATCCACCACCTCGGTTACCCGCGCGGGTTCGTGATCTACGACGAGGACGACCGGCTGAGCCTCGTGCGCGAGCTGATCCGGGAGCAGGGCCTCGACGAGCGCGCGTGGGCGCCGTCAGCCGTCGTCGCCCGGGTGAGCCGCGCCAAGAACCAGCTCCAGGGCGCCGACGATCTGGCGGCGAGCGCCCGCACGCCGCGGGAGCGGGAGCTGGCCCGGCTGTTCGCGCGCTACGACGCCCGTCTCCGGGCCGCCGGCGCCCTCGACTTCGACGACCTCCTGGGAGTCACGGTGCGGCTGTGGGAGCGGCATCCCGAGGTGCTGGCCTACTACCGGACCCTGTGGCGGTACGTCCTCGTCGACGAGTACCAGGACACCAACGCCGCTCAGTACCGTTGGCTCAGGCTCCTCACCGGTGGACACGGGAACCTCTGCGTGGTCGGTGACCCCGACCAGTCGATCTACGGGTTCCGGGGCGCCGACCTGCGGAACATCCTCGACTTCGAGCATGACTTCCCGGATTGCCGCGTGGTCCGCCTCGAGCAGAACTACCGCTCGACCGGGCAGATCCTGGAGATCGCCTCGGCCGTCATCGCTCACAACCAGGCGCGCAAGGCCAAGAGCCTGTGGACCGAGAACGTGCGCGGGGGGCCGGCGCGGCTCTTCCGCGCGTGGGACGAGCACGAGGAGGCCGCCTGGGTCGCGCGGACCGTCATGGGCCTGCGCGGGGAAGGGGCGGGACTCGAGACCGTCGCGGTCTTCTACCGGACCAACGCGCAGTCGCGCGTCTTCGAGGACGCGTTCCGGGGGCTCGGCCTGGCCTACCGGATCGTGGGGAGCGTCCGATTCTACGAGCGGAAGGAAGTGAAGGACGCCCTCGCCTACCTCCGCCTGGTCGTGAATCCCGCGGATGACCTCGCCTTTCGCCGCGCCATCGCGGTGCCGCCTCGGGGCATCGGCAAGGGGACGCTCGCCCGGCTCGAAGAAGCGGCCGCCCGGGAGGGCTCGTCCTTGCTCGCCGCGGCCGCGGGGCCGGCGGCCAGCGCCATCGGGGGACGGGCCGGCCGGGCGCTGGGGGAGTTCGCCGCGCTCCGGGAGCGCCTGGCGGCGCTCGGCGAGGCGCCCCGGTCGCTCGCCGAGCGTGTGTCGGCCGTCATCGACGCCGCCTCCCTCCGGGAGGCCCTCCAGCGGGAGGGGACGGCCGAAGCCGAGGGGCGGCTCGAGAACCTCGACGAGCTGTGCGTGGCGGCGGCGGAGTTCGAGGCGCGGGAGGGGACCGGCGCGCTCCCGGCGTTCCTCGACTCGATCGCGCTCATCTCGGACGTGGACGAGCTGGCCGAGCCCCGGGCGGCCGTCACCATGATGACCCTGCACTCGGCGAAGGGACTCGAGTTCCCGGTCGTGTTCCTCACCGGGCTCGAGGAGGGCGTGTTCCCCCACGTCCGCGCGCTCGACGCGCCCGACAGCATCGAGGAGGAGCGGCGTCTGGCCTACGTGGGTCTGACCCGCGCCAAGGAACGTCTGTACCTCTCCCACGCCGCCCAGCGACGGCTCGGCGCGTTCGCGGGGGCGCGGGAGCCGTCGCGCTTTCTCACCGAGATGCCGGCCGAGGCGCTCGTCACGGCCGAGGGATCCGCGCGCCGCGCCGTCGGGCTGGGCCCGCCGCGGCCTCGACCGCTCGACGCCGCGCCCCGGTGGCCTGCCGAACGCGACCCGGAGCCGGACGATGACTACCCGTACCGCGTCGGGGCGCGCGTACAGCATCCGCGGTGGGGCGAGGGGCTCCTCATCGGGATCGAGCGAGCCGGGGACGACTGGATCGTCACGGTGAACTTCGCGGCCGTCGGCAAGCGGCGGCTCGCGTTAAAATACGCCCATCTCGAGCAGGCGGAATGA
- the gatC gene encoding Asp-tRNA(Asn)/Glu-tRNA(Gln) amidotransferase subunit GatC, producing the protein MSEREPKITLAEVEHVARLARLELAGAEKERMRSQLDVILGYVAKLGEVDTAGVPPTTHVLPLVNVMREDEVRPCYPVEAMLANAPDAEQEQFRVPKILEQ; encoded by the coding sequence GTGAGCGAACGCGAGCCGAAGATCACCCTGGCGGAGGTCGAGCACGTGGCCCGGCTGGCCCGGCTCGAGCTGGCGGGAGCCGAGAAGGAGCGGATGCGGAGCCAGCTCGACGTGATCCTGGGCTACGTGGCGAAGCTCGGAGAGGTCGACACGGCCGGCGTCCCGCCGACAACCCACGTCCTGCCGCTCGTCAACGTCATGCGGGAGGACGAGGTCCGCCCGTGCTATCCGGTCGAGGCGATGCTGGCCAACGCGCCCGACGCCGAGCAGGAGCAGTTCCGCGTGCCCAAGATCCTCGAGCAGTGA
- a CDS encoding ATP-binding cassette domain-containing protein, translated as MVEFDGVSKVYSRRVGGLIHALTDASFVMALGEMVVVSGPPGAGKSTLVRLVYGEERPTRGTVVVDGVDVGALGRREVARLRRRLGVLPQEPRLLPDRTAFGNVVLVLRALGLGRGEARTRALAALREVGLGARPSALPRELLAGERRRLLLARVIATAPAVLVADEPTAGLDDLAAGEVLDLLRAAHRRGATVLVATRSPGLATELKARALSLEGGRLRSNGNSGD; from the coding sequence ATGGTGGAGTTCGACGGCGTCTCCAAGGTCTACAGCCGGCGGGTCGGAGGCCTGATCCACGCGCTCACCGATGCGAGCTTCGTGATGGCGCTGGGCGAGATGGTCGTCGTCTCGGGCCCCCCGGGCGCCGGCAAGTCGACCCTGGTGCGCCTCGTGTACGGCGAGGAGCGGCCGACCCGAGGCACGGTCGTCGTGGACGGCGTGGACGTCGGCGCGCTCGGCCGCCGCGAGGTGGCGCGCCTCCGGCGGCGGCTCGGCGTCCTGCCCCAGGAGCCTCGGCTCCTTCCGGACCGGACGGCCTTCGGTAACGTGGTCCTCGTCCTCCGCGCCCTCGGTCTGGGTCGAGGCGAGGCGCGGACGCGCGCGCTCGCCGCGCTTCGGGAGGTGGGCCTGGGCGCGCGGCCCAGTGCCTTGCCACGAGAGCTCCTGGCGGGGGAGCGGCGGCGCCTCCTGCTCGCCCGCGTCATCGCCACCGCTCCGGCGGTCCTCGTGGCCGACGAGCCGACGGCGGGCCTGGATGATCTCGCCGCGGGCGAGGTCCTCGACCTGCTGCGCGCCGCCCACCGTCGCGGCGCGACGGTGCTGGTCGCCACCCGGTCCCCCGGGCTCGCCACGGAGCTCAAGGCGCGCGCGCTGAGCCTCGAGGGCGGACGGCTGCGCTCGAACGGGAACTCCGGTGACTAG